The proteins below are encoded in one region of Equus przewalskii isolate Varuska chromosome 1, EquPr2, whole genome shotgun sequence:
- the LOC103556392 gene encoding zinc finger protein 39-like isoform X5, with translation MDTSLGLVSFEDVAVHFTWEEWQDLDDAQRTLYKDVMLETYSSLASLGHCITKPEVIVKLEQDAEPWTVEAPPNQNLPVTSYSGNPHPHSECEEFLLAEVW, from the exons ATGGATACATCTTTG GGGTTGGTGTCATTTGAGGATGTGGCTGTGCACTTCACCTGGGAGGAGTGGCAGGACCTGGATGATGCCCAGAGGACCCTGTACAAAGACGTGATGCTGGAGACCTACAGTAGCCTAGCGTCATTGG GGCATTGCATCACCAAACCTGAGGTGATCGTCAAGTTGGAGCAAGACGCAGAACCGTGGACTGTAGAAGCACCCCCAAACCAGAACCTCCCAG TGACGTCCTATTCAGGAAATCCACATCCCCATTCAGAATGTGAAGAGTTCCTGCTGGCAGAGGTATGGTAG
- the LOC103556392 gene encoding zinc finger protein 717-like isoform X3, producing the protein MDTSLGLVSFEDVAVHFTWEEWQDLDDAQRTLYKDVMLETYSSLASLGHCITKPEVIVKLEQDAEPWTVEAPPNQNLPDVQTVGDLMETSQENYGRRLWQAVITNSKTSTKERTDLGKTCNLSSICISKLIINSGNCSGMKPEEFNAFENTFLPRAPDEMPAGEKAEDCPVTGESLRCAERPSHPQETQTVQQASAFSGRGRGFNKEAVVLTHRRARMGGTACRYNGHWQACDESALIAQERRHVGEDRDRCNEWGKTVCEKPTQLSLHRADFKEQHHKYNQSGNNFSKNLQFTQLQRIQLGEKTFQCNVCGKTFYKKSNLTKHQKIHTGEKPYKCSECEKTFISKTVLTIHQRTHTGEKPYACDECDKSFCHKSHLTVHQRIHTGEKPYECYECGKSFFVKTKLTVHLRTHTGEKPYECKECGKTFYEKSALTVHQRTHTGEKLHECQECRKTFCGRSALTVHQRTHTGEKPYECKECWKSFCRRSALTVHQRTHTGEKPYECNQCGKTFCQKSHLSKHLRTHTGEKSRVVDAGSVFSKTHFLFLLAHR; encoded by the exons ATGGATACATCTTTG GGGTTGGTGTCATTTGAGGATGTGGCTGTGCACTTCACCTGGGAGGAGTGGCAGGACCTGGATGATGCCCAGAGGACCCTGTACAAAGACGTGATGCTGGAGACCTACAGTAGCCTAGCGTCATTGG GGCATTGCATCACCAAACCTGAGGTGATCGTCAAGTTGGAGCAAGACGCAGAACCGTGGACTGTAGAAGCACCCCCAAACCAGAACCTCCCAG ATGTGCAGACTGTGGGTGACCTGATGGAGACCAGCCAGGAAAATTACGGCAGACGTTTGTGGCAAGCTGTAATCACCAACAGCAAAACATCAACTAAGGAGAGAACTGACTTAGGAAAAACGTGTAATCTGAGCTCAATCTGTATTTCAAAACTGATTATAAATAGTGGAAACTGTTCAGGAATGAAGCCAGAGGAGTTTAATGCATTTGAGAACACATTTCTCCCTAGAGCGCCTGATGAGATGCCTGCTGGAGAGAAAGCTGAGGACTGTCCTGTGACCGGGGAATCCCTCAGATGTGCTGAGCGTCCTAGTCATCCTCAGGAGACTCAAACTGTGCAGCAGGCTTCCGCATTTAGTGGACGAGGGAGAGGCTTCAACAAGGAGGCAGTAGTCCTTACACATAGGAGGGCTCGCATGGGAGGCACTGCCTGTAGATATAATGGACACTGGCAAGCCTGTGATGAGTCAGCTCTCATTGCCCAAGAGAGACGTCACGTAGGGGAGGATCGCGATCGATGTAACGAATGGGGGAAGACCGTTTGTGAGAAACCAACACAACTGAGTCTTCACAGAGCTGATTTCAAGGAGCAACACCATAAATATAATCAAAGTGGGAATAATTTTAGCAAGAACTTACAGTTCACTCAGCTTCAGAGAATTCAGTTAGGAGAAAAAACTTTTCAATGTAATGTATGTGGTAAAACTTTCTATAAGAAGTCTAATCTCACTAAACATCAGAAAatacacacaggagagaaaccctataaatgtagTGAATGTGAGAAAACCTTTATTAGCAAAACGGTCCTTACAATACATCAGAGAACTCatacaggggagaaaccctatgCATGTGATGAATGTGACAAATCTTTCTGCCATAAATCACACCTAACTGTTCATCAGAGAATCCACACAGGggaaaaaccctatgaatgttatgaatgtgggaaatccttctTTGTGAAAACAAAACTCACTGTACATCTGAGaacacacacaggggagaaaccttatgaatgtaaagaatgtggaaaaaccTTCTATGAGAAGTCAGCTCTCACAgtacatcagagaactcacacaggagagaaactgCATGAATGTCAAGAATGTAGGAAAACTTTCTGTGGGAGGTCAGCCCTCACTgtacatcagagaactcacacaggagagaaaccctacgaATGTAAAGAATGTTGGAAAAGTTTCTGTCGGAGGTCAGCCCTCACTgtacatcagagaactcacacgggagagaagccctatgaatgtaacCAATGTGGAAAAACCTTTTGCCAGAAATCACACCTCAGCAAACATCTGAgaactcacacaggagagaaatcaCGTGTAGTAGACGCTGGCAGTGTGTTCTCCAAGACccactttctatttctcttggcACACCGTTAG
- the LOC103556392 gene encoding zinc finger protein 39-like isoform X6, producing the protein MDTSLGLVSFEDVAVHFTWEEWQDLDDAQRTLYKDVMLETYSSLASLGHCITKPEVIVKLEQDAEPWTVEAPPNQNLPG; encoded by the exons ATGGATACATCTTTG GGGTTGGTGTCATTTGAGGATGTGGCTGTGCACTTCACCTGGGAGGAGTGGCAGGACCTGGATGATGCCCAGAGGACCCTGTACAAAGACGTGATGCTGGAGACCTACAGTAGCCTAGCGTCATTGG GGCATTGCATCACCAAACCTGAGGTGATCGTCAAGTTGGAGCAAGACGCAGAACCGTGGACTGTAGAAGCACCCCCAAACCAGAACCTCCCAG